One genomic segment of Gammaproteobacteria bacterium includes these proteins:
- a CDS encoding isoprenylcysteine carboxylmethyltransferase family protein, with product MSTLHSQTSNAPSKLYDLLAGSPLIIWYGLRCIEQFPQIAAEFQTLDFGNFDVLIFTSLFTKCLGLLFAAMLIILVIVRSPASAGTQGFLPRMVAFLGAFLGIALLRLPLQPMPWFFQLISLTLMIVGISFAVYSLMWLGRSFSVMPEARKLVTNGPYALVRHPVYLGEEIAIIGLAIEYSFLTALSIVLFQLGFQLYRMHFEEQVMRQLFPEYIEYEARVK from the coding sequence ATGAGTACACTACACAGCCAAACTTCGAATGCTCCCAGCAAATTGTATGACCTACTTGCAGGGTCACCATTGATTATCTGGTACGGATTACGGTGTATTGAACAATTTCCTCAAATCGCAGCGGAATTTCAAACCCTTGATTTCGGTAATTTCGATGTTCTGATTTTCACGTCTCTCTTTACCAAGTGTTTAGGCCTGCTATTTGCAGCCATGCTGATAATATTGGTTATCGTGAGATCACCCGCTAGTGCAGGGACGCAAGGTTTTCTACCGAGAATGGTCGCATTTTTAGGCGCTTTTCTTGGTATTGCGCTACTTAGGCTGCCTCTTCAGCCTATGCCCTGGTTCTTTCAGCTCATTTCACTGACGTTAATGATCGTTGGCATTAGCTTTGCAGTGTATTCTTTAATGTGGTTAGGGCGTTCATTCAGTGTCATGCCCGAAGCTCGCAAGCTTGTGACCAATGGGCCTTACGCACTCGTTCGTCACCCTGTTTATTTAGGTGAAGAAATTGCAATCATTGGTCTTGCCATCGAATATTCTTTTTTAACAGCCTTATCTATCGTATTGTTTCAATTGGGTTTTCAACTCTATCGCATGCATTTTGAAGAGCAAGTCATGCGACAGTTATTTCCGGAATACATCGAGTATGAAGCCCGAGTCAAGC
- the fumC gene encoding class II fumarate hydratase: MSNSTTRSEQDSMGTIEVSNDRLWGAQTERSLHHFAIGDDVMPRPLIRAFGIVKKASALTNFELGKLDKTKTDLICEAADEVISGKLDDHFPLRIWQTGSGTQTNMNVNEVISNRAIELAGGVIGSKKPIHPNDDVNMSQSSNDTFPTAMHIAASEQITHHLVPALIALRHAFVKKQEEFNDIVKIGRTHLQDAVPLTLGQEFSGYIAQIDGALHNITYVLLGLRELALGGTAVGTGLNTHPQFAVKVAKHIAELTGIEFITAHNKFAALAAHDPIVMASGALKTLACALMKIANDIRWLASGPRCGLGELTLPENEPGSSIMPGKVNPTQCEALTMVCVQVMGNDAAITFAGSQGNFELNVFKPVMIHNLLHSIRLLGDSCNSFREFAIEGLEANRETIANDVAQSLMLVTALNPVIGYDKAAAIAKKAYKEGTDLKTACLALGYLSAAEFDKAVDPAAMVKPS; the protein is encoded by the coding sequence ATGAGCAACTCTACTACTCGATCAGAACAAGATAGCATGGGAACCATTGAAGTCTCTAACGACCGACTTTGGGGTGCTCAAACTGAACGTTCTTTACATCATTTTGCGATTGGTGATGATGTAATGCCTAGACCATTAATTCGAGCTTTTGGAATAGTCAAAAAAGCATCTGCCTTAACCAATTTTGAATTAGGTAAACTTGATAAAACAAAAACTGATTTAATTTGCGAAGCGGCAGATGAAGTTATTTCGGGAAAATTAGATGATCATTTCCCCTTGCGAATTTGGCAAACAGGAAGTGGTACTCAAACCAATATGAACGTTAATGAAGTGATTAGTAATCGCGCGATTGAATTAGCCGGTGGTGTGATTGGAAGTAAAAAACCAATTCATCCTAACGATGATGTGAATATGTCTCAATCATCAAATGATACTTTCCCCACTGCGATGCACATTGCAGCGAGCGAACAAATTACTCATCATTTAGTACCTGCACTGATTGCTTTACGTCACGCATTTGTAAAAAAACAAGAAGAATTTAATGATATTGTGAAAATAGGTCGCACGCATTTGCAAGATGCTGTGCCTCTGACTTTAGGTCAGGAATTTTCAGGTTATATCGCACAAATAGATGGCGCTTTGCACAATATCACTTATGTATTATTAGGTTTACGAGAATTAGCATTAGGTGGTACCGCAGTAGGAACAGGATTAAATACTCATCCGCAATTTGCAGTGAAAGTGGCAAAACATATTGCAGAATTAACCGGCATAGAATTTATCACAGCACACAATAAATTTGCTGCATTAGCAGCGCACGATCCTATTGTGATGGCAAGTGGCGCATTAAAAACGTTAGCGTGTGCGCTGATGAAAATCGCGAATGATATTCGTTGGTTAGCGTCGGGACCTCGATGTGGATTAGGTGAGCTCACATTGCCTGAAAATGAACCGGGTTCTTCGATCATGCCTGGAAAAGTCAACCCAACACAATGTGAAGCGTTGACAATGGTGTGTGTGCAAGTGATGGGAAATGATGCAGCAATTACATTTGCAGGTTCGCAGGGAAATTTTGAATTGAACGTTTTTAAACCGGTGATGATTCATAATCTATTGCACTCAATAAGATTGTTAGGCGATTCATGCAACTCGTTTCGTGAATTTGCCATTGAAGGTTTAGAAGCCAATCGAGAAACCATTGCCAATGATGTTGCTCAATCATTGATGCTTGTTACCGCATTAAATCCTGTAATCGGATATGACAAAGCAGCTGCTATCGCTAAAAAAGCCTATAAAGAAGGGACAGATTTGAAAACGGCGTGTCTTGCGTTGGGATATTTAAGTGCTGCAGAATTTGATAAAGCCGTAGATCCTGCAGCGATGGTAAAGCCATCTTAA
- a CDS encoding response regulator, translating to MKIKKVLSNKQEYAAFIATNFKSFNLNTDLCDPSNLELNADQLFQLMEEVQKRVPEILSDLPDLPYIDISIQSSIEESVSIYLYSPYTSNAIIGFSTKLNSTKINLECVFERLDVRKKSITPDIQNDEFQPYLPGTIVILLVDDDKVVRTTLNRVLKQCNENLTIIEKHNGKEALEYIQSGSQCDLMLMDMQMPVMRGDVASKLIRNFECANNKINVPIIFMTAGSMVKEHLARSGINLALKKPFSVSTVYEALRRVKSIASLIPAQKINAVANSDEIFTISIPTEQEDLFVMIPNVTNTPTEQLNCISTDEDTFVFESKPEMSKNAENNELGAQEKEEVEVDEESGSRLTP from the coding sequence ATGAAAATCAAAAAAGTGTTAAGCAATAAACAAGAGTACGCCGCTTTTATTGCGACGAATTTCAAATCATTTAATTTGAATACAGACCTGTGCGATCCGAGTAATTTAGAATTAAATGCAGACCAATTATTTCAGTTAATGGAAGAAGTCCAAAAGCGTGTTCCTGAGATTCTATCCGATCTTCCTGATCTTCCTTATATTGATATTAGTATTCAGTCTTCTATTGAAGAAAGTGTTAGCATCTATCTTTATTCACCGTATACTTCGAATGCAATAATTGGTTTTAGCACGAAATTGAATTCAACCAAAATTAATCTAGAATGCGTATTTGAGAGGTTAGATGTCAGAAAAAAATCCATTACACCTGATATTCAAAATGACGAATTTCAACCTTATCTGCCAGGCACTATTGTTATTCTACTCGTTGATGATGATAAAGTAGTTCGCACTACGTTGAATCGCGTGCTCAAACAGTGTAACGAGAACCTCACAATTATTGAAAAGCACAATGGAAAAGAAGCTTTGGAATACATTCAGTCTGGATCTCAATGTGATTTAATGTTGATGGACATGCAGATGCCAGTGATGAGAGGTGATGTTGCAAGCAAATTGATACGAAATTTTGAATGCGCAAATAATAAAATTAATGTACCGATTATTTTCATGACAGCAGGTTCTATGGTAAAAGAACACTTAGCGAGATCAGGAATCAATTTAGCACTCAAAAAACCATTTAGCGTGTCTACTGTTTATGAGGCACTAAGACGTGTTAAATCCATTGCATCATTGATACCAGCACAAAAAATTAATGCCGTAGCAAATTCTGATGAGATCTTTACAATATCAATTCCTACTGAACAAGAAGACTTGTTTGTGATGATTCCAAACGTTACAAACACACCTACTGAACAACTCAATTGTATTAGTACTGATGAAGATACTTTTGTGTTCGAATCAAAGCCGGAGATGTCAAAGAATGCAGAAAACAATGAATTGGGAGCCCAAGAAAAAGAAGAAGTCGAAGTAGATGAAGAGTCAGGTTCTAGGCTTACACCATAA
- a CDS encoding aconitate hydratase, giving the protein MSAQNITQKIISSHLLEGEMIPGKEIALKIDQTLTQDATGTLVMLELEAMGLDRVKTELSAQYVDHNLIQEDFKNGDDHLFLQSACQRFGVWFSRPGNGVSHPVHMQHFGKPGKTLLGSDSHTCAAGSLGMLAMGAGGLEVAMAMAGHPFYVKMPKVFGVKLIGELPDWVSAKDIILELLRRHSVKGGIGSVIEYYGPGLKQLNAMDRHVIANMGAELGATGTLFPADEAVREFLRDQGREADYIELLADEGAQYDREETIDLSTLEPLIAKPSSPDKVVQVREIAGEPIYQAYIGSSANPGFRDFAVSAMMVRDKTVHPAVSFDINPASRNSLEEMVENGVLSDLIHSGARIHQAGCNGCIGMGQAPATGRNSLRTGPRNFPGRSGTLEDSVFLCSPETATASAITGKITDPRDLGIPYPRISKPKRTVINTAMLQEPVKQEHALKVQLIKGPNIASIPVLTKLPQRLELPIILKVGDNITTDEIMPAGARVLPYRSNIPKISEFVFDVVDPTYPTRAQSIHKNGGHIIVGGENYGQGSSREHAALAPRYLGLHAVITKSFARIHWQNLINFGILPLTFTNPDDYHRLQLNDVLVLEDIHSTIKKGKTLTATILGSNSTITLEHALSPRQIEILIEGGLINWVKNK; this is encoded by the coding sequence GTGTCAGCCCAAAATATCACCCAGAAGATAATCTCAAGCCATTTGCTTGAAGGTGAAATGATTCCAGGAAAGGAAATTGCCTTAAAAATTGACCAAACCCTGACCCAAGATGCCACAGGTACTCTTGTGATGCTCGAATTAGAGGCCATGGGGTTAGACCGTGTAAAAACGGAATTGTCGGCTCAATACGTAGACCATAACCTCATTCAAGAAGATTTCAAAAATGGCGACGACCATTTGTTCTTACAATCAGCCTGTCAACGGTTCGGAGTCTGGTTTAGTCGACCTGGTAATGGAGTTAGTCACCCGGTTCATATGCAACACTTTGGTAAGCCTGGTAAAACCTTGTTAGGCTCAGACAGCCATACCTGCGCTGCCGGTTCTTTGGGGATGCTGGCTATGGGTGCGGGTGGGCTAGAAGTTGCCATGGCGATGGCTGGACACCCCTTTTACGTTAAAATGCCTAAAGTCTTTGGGGTTAAGTTGATTGGTGAGCTACCTGACTGGGTCAGCGCTAAAGACATTATTCTGGAGTTGTTAAGACGGCACTCAGTGAAAGGTGGCATTGGCAGCGTGATTGAATATTATGGCCCTGGATTAAAGCAACTGAATGCGATGGATAGGCATGTTATTGCCAATATGGGCGCAGAATTAGGGGCTACTGGAACCCTCTTTCCTGCGGATGAAGCCGTTCGTGAGTTCCTCCGCGATCAAGGTCGTGAAGCCGATTATATCGAGTTATTAGCCGATGAAGGTGCTCAATACGATCGTGAAGAAACCATTGATTTATCGACTTTAGAGCCCCTTATCGCGAAGCCTTCCAGTCCAGATAAAGTTGTACAGGTCCGTGAAATTGCCGGTGAACCAATTTACCAAGCCTATATTGGCTCATCAGCAAATCCAGGGTTCCGCGATTTTGCAGTCTCAGCCATGATGGTGAGAGATAAGACCGTTCATCCTGCTGTCTCTTTCGACATAAATCCGGCATCACGGAATTCTTTGGAAGAAATGGTTGAAAATGGGGTTCTAAGTGATTTGATTCACTCAGGAGCCCGAATTCATCAAGCTGGGTGTAATGGGTGCATTGGTATGGGTCAAGCCCCTGCAACCGGTAGAAACAGTTTAAGAACAGGGCCTCGGAATTTCCCAGGCCGGTCGGGTACTCTTGAGGATAGCGTTTTCTTATGTAGTCCGGAAACTGCCACAGCTTCGGCCATTACTGGAAAAATTACTGATCCACGTGATCTTGGCATCCCCTACCCTCGAATAAGCAAGCCAAAACGTACTGTGATCAATACTGCCATGCTTCAAGAACCTGTTAAGCAAGAACACGCTCTCAAAGTGCAATTAATTAAAGGGCCTAATATTGCTTCGATTCCAGTATTAACGAAGCTTCCGCAACGCCTTGAACTGCCCATTATTTTGAAAGTGGGTGACAACATTACCACCGACGAAATTATGCCCGCTGGCGCTCGAGTGCTTCCGTATAGAAGTAATATTCCAAAGATCAGTGAATTTGTTTTTGATGTCGTTGATCCCACCTACCCTACTCGCGCTCAAAGTATTCACAAAAATGGCGGACACATTATTGTGGGCGGTGAAAATTACGGTCAAGGATCGAGTCGTGAACACGCTGCGCTTGCACCACGCTATTTAGGTTTGCATGCCGTTATCACAAAAAGTTTTGCACGAATTCACTGGCAAAATTTAATTAACTTCGGAATTTTACCGCTCACCTTTACTAATCCCGACGACTATCATCGTCTGCAATTAAACGATGTTTTAGTGTTAGAAGATATTCATTCCACTATTAAAAAAGGCAAAACCCTCACCGCAACTATTTTAGGTAGTAATTCCACTATCACTCTCGAGCATGCTCTCTCTCCTCGGCAAATTGAAATATTAATTGAAGGTGGATTAATTAATTGGGTAAAAAATAAGTAG
- a CDS encoding virulence RhuM family protein: MTEIVIYTAKDGHIELDVNLADETVWLSLTQIVQLFGRDKSVISRHLNKIFKLNELDRDSVVAKFATTAIDGKTYQVDYYNLDVILSVGYRVNSKEGVQFRKWASQVLKEHIIRGYTTYDKRLSERGVRELQQTVELLQKTLVHHNLVNDLGQEAIQLILAYTKTWDLLLAYDEGDLKLPEQAKPTNPRLSYELALTAIESLKTDLASRNDATAFFGKEHDRGLDSILNNLEQTFGGTPLYKTPEEKAAHLLYFVIKDHPFTDGNKRIGCFMFLLYLKSQCTPIKLNENGLVALALLVAESDPSQKDMIVRLIINLLID; the protein is encoded by the coding sequence ATGACCGAAATTGTCATTTATACAGCTAAGGATGGCCATATAGAGCTTGACGTCAACCTTGCTGATGAAACAGTTTGGCTTTCCTTGACACAAATTGTGCAGCTATTTGGCCGTGATAAGTCAGTTATCTCACGACATTTGAATAAGATTTTTAAACTTAATGAATTAGACCGTGATTCAGTTGTTGCAAAATTTGCAACAACTGCCATAGATGGTAAAACCTATCAAGTCGATTATTACAACCTAGATGTCATCTTATCCGTAGGATATAGGGTTAACTCTAAGGAAGGTGTTCAGTTTAGGAAATGGGCAAGCCAGGTACTGAAAGAGCACATAATTCGAGGCTATACGACCTACGACAAGCGTTTATCTGAACGAGGGGTACGCGAATTGCAGCAAACTGTCGAGTTGCTACAAAAGACATTAGTACATCATAATTTAGTCAATGATCTTGGCCAGGAAGCGATCCAACTTATATTGGCTTATACCAAGACCTGGGATTTATTGCTAGCGTATGATGAAGGTGACCTGAAATTACCTGAACAAGCTAAACCAACAAACCCCAGGTTAAGTTATGAACTAGCATTAACGGCCATTGAATCCTTGAAAACCGATTTAGCTAGCCGTAATGATGCAACGGCCTTCTTTGGGAAAGAACATGATCGCGGGCTTGATAGTATTTTGAATAATCTTGAGCAAACATTCGGAGGTACGCCACTCTATAAAACACCTGAGGAAAAAGCAGCTCATCTACTATATTTTGTTATTAAGGATCATCCTTTTACTGATGGTAATAAGCGCATTGGTTGTTTTATGTTTTTACTTTATCTCAAATCACAATGCACGCCAATAAAACTTAATGAAAATGGTTTAGTTGCATTAGCCTTATTGGTCGCCGAGAGTGATCCCAGTCAAAAAGACATGATTGTACGGTTAATTATTAATTTATTGATAGATTGA
- a CDS encoding GIY-YIG nuclease family protein codes for MNNLIDTNKYWYVYVILCEERILFSGITTNVDRRLKEQFSGDKHASKLLLKVKPLMPIKIIKCKNKKTAILKSGRINKLEGEQREDFILRSCLKKTKPLKVQAVSKDKFEITCNECSYISTLLCEQRKLEIELMKFKCIHETIKEKINTLFEQAILGAICFNNGRFMFEGKREDKARGFLLAFSERGHQKRTMTAYLILDEISFKNSYLLLSSILEESYYLIRKVANEYSNYRLHEKYTRFTFTKTYNSIMQDASGKIRFVKIAQFIQLIANVLKHSGGIIINKDSGKDLITYFKFKEDLDIVSGKSIINIYGIQIGDIIGVIEKLYVFIFDFIAFIFGFKKFRIKLTDNQSIQEKIVNYDIREAFQDFLKTVEQDGSVLFVDL; via the coding sequence ATGAATAATTTGATAGATACCAATAAATATTGGTATGTCTATGTAATTTTATGTGAGGAACGGATTTTATTCTCTGGAATCACTACCAATGTTGATCGTAGATTGAAGGAGCAATTTTCTGGTGATAAGCACGCTTCTAAGCTACTCTTAAAAGTTAAGCCTTTAATGCCTATTAAAATAATTAAGTGCAAAAATAAGAAAACAGCAATTCTGAAGAGCGGACGAATCAATAAGTTAGAGGGTGAACAAAGAGAAGACTTTATTCTCAGATCTTGTTTAAAAAAAACGAAGCCTCTAAAAGTACAAGCGGTATCAAAAGATAAGTTTGAAATAACTTGTAATGAATGTAGTTATATCTCAACATTGTTATGTGAACAAAGAAAATTAGAAATTGAATTAATGAAATTCAAGTGTATCCATGAAACCATTAAAGAAAAAATAAACACTTTATTTGAGCAAGCGATATTAGGCGCAATCTGCTTTAACAATGGTCGCTTTATGTTTGAGGGTAAAAGGGAGGATAAAGCCAGGGGTTTTTTACTAGCTTTTAGCGAAAGAGGGCATCAAAAGCGAACTATGACAGCATATCTTATTCTTGATGAGATATCGTTTAAGAATAGTTACCTACTTCTATCTTCAATACTAGAAGAAAGTTATTATCTAATAAGGAAAGTCGCTAACGAATATTCCAACTACAGACTTCATGAAAAATATACCCGCTTTACATTTACTAAAACTTATAATTCTATAATGCAAGATGCGAGTGGTAAAATACGCTTTGTAAAAATTGCTCAATTTATTCAGCTAATTGCAAACGTTTTGAAACATTCGGGCGGAATAATAATCAACAAAGATTCTGGCAAAGATTTAATAACTTATTTTAAATTTAAAGAAGATCTGGATATTGTTTCTGGAAAAAGCATTATCAACATTTATGGAATACAGATTGGAGATATTATCGGAGTAATTGAAAAACTATACGTGTTTATTTTTGACTTTATCGCATTTATATTTGGATTTAAAAAATTTAGAATAAAGCTAACTGATAATCAAAGCATCCAGGAAAAAATAGTCAATTATGATATCAGGGAAGCATTTCAGGATTTTCTGAAGACTGTTGAACAAGACGGGTCGGTTTTATTTGTCGATTTATAG
- a CDS encoding type II toxin-antitoxin system Phd/YefM family antitoxin produces MITATQFRNNVYGILDEVLSTGIHVDIERHGKHLRIVALDKPHKLKNLKPIKNLIVGDPVDLENIES; encoded by the coding sequence ATGATTACAGCTACTCAATTCCGAAATAATGTTTATGGCATACTTGATGAAGTGCTATCAACAGGCATTCATGTTGACATTGAACGTCATGGCAAACATTTGCGCATTGTTGCATTGGATAAACCTCATAAACTAAAGAATCTTAAACCCATAAAAAATCTTATTGTTGGTGACCCAGTAGATTTAGAAAACATTGAGTCGTAA
- the htpG gene encoding molecular chaperone HtpG, producing METMSFQAEVKQLLHLVTHALYSNKEIFLRELISNASDAADKLRFESIADPALLESDTDLKVWVSFDKNARTITIRDNGIGMNHDELIANIGTIAKSGTREFLNNLTKDQAKDRQMIGQFGVGFYSAFVVADKVTVLTRRAGLALDQGVRWESDGQGTFTMEYINRPQRGTEIVLHLKKDEDEFLDGFRLRNIIKKYSDHILLPIVMDREVEVASDDDKEGDKPEKRIEEEVVNQAKALWTLPKSQITDEQYKELYSHISHDFAEPLAWAHNKVEGRLDYTSLLFIPTRAPFDLFNRESRHGLKLYVQRVFIMDDAEHLLPSYLRFVRGIVDSNDLPLNVSRELLQSDKVIDQIKTACTKRVLDLLETIATNEPEKYKEFWTQFGNVLKEAPAEDYENREKVAKLFRFASTHNDTPDQAVSMTDYVSRMKPDQDKIYYVTAETFNACKNSPHLEIFRKKGIEVLFLMDRVDEWLVAHLSEFDGKKLQSVSKGDVDIGASEEEKEAEKEVEKDFDSVLKQMKDALGETKVKEIRITHRLTDSPACLVSDENEMSAHLQRMLKAAGQNYMDSKPILEVNPKHPFIVRLKSEQDDETFSRWTHVIFDSALLAEGGQLEDPGTYVKRVNQLLSQS from the coding sequence ATGGAAACTATGAGTTTTCAAGCCGAAGTGAAACAATTACTTCATTTAGTGACGCATGCGCTTTACAGCAATAAAGAAATATTTTTACGAGAATTAATCTCAAACGCATCAGATGCTGCCGATAAACTTCGATTCGAATCTATTGCCGATCCTGCATTACTGGAAAGTGATACTGATCTGAAAGTTTGGGTAAGCTTTGACAAAAATGCACGAACAATCACTATCCGAGATAACGGAATTGGTATGAACCACGATGAGCTTATTGCCAATATTGGTACAATCGCAAAATCGGGTACACGAGAATTCTTGAACAATCTCACAAAAGATCAAGCCAAAGATCGACAAATGATCGGTCAATTTGGCGTGGGATTTTATTCTGCATTCGTGGTTGCGGACAAGGTAACTGTATTAACACGCCGTGCCGGTTTAGCGCTTGACCAAGGTGTACGTTGGGAATCCGATGGACAGGGTACATTCACAATGGAATATATCAATCGTCCCCAGCGTGGTACTGAAATCGTATTGCATCTCAAAAAAGATGAAGATGAATTCTTAGACGGATTTAGATTGAGAAACATCATCAAAAAATATTCTGATCATATATTATTACCTATCGTAATGGATCGAGAAGTTGAAGTAGCTTCTGATGATGACAAAGAAGGTGACAAACCTGAAAAACGTATTGAAGAAGAAGTCGTCAACCAAGCAAAAGCGCTTTGGACCTTACCTAAATCGCAAATTACTGATGAGCAGTACAAAGAATTGTACAGCCATATCTCGCACGATTTTGCTGAACCATTAGCGTGGGCTCATAATAAAGTAGAAGGACGTCTTGATTACACCAGTCTTTTATTTATTCCTACGAGAGCACCCTTTGATCTATTCAATCGAGAATCCAGACATGGTCTCAAATTATATGTGCAACGTGTATTTATTATGGATGATGCAGAACATTTGCTGCCGAGCTATTTACGTTTTGTACGTGGTATCGTGGATTCCAATGATTTACCTTTAAACGTATCACGTGAATTATTGCAAAGCGATAAGGTGATCGATCAAATCAAAACAGCGTGCACTAAACGTGTCTTGGATCTATTGGAAACGATTGCAACGAATGAACCAGAGAAATATAAGGAATTCTGGACGCAATTTGGTAATGTGCTTAAAGAAGCGCCTGCTGAAGATTACGAAAATCGAGAGAAAGTCGCTAAATTATTCCGGTTTGCTTCGACTCACAACGATACTCCCGATCAGGCTGTTTCAATGACTGATTATGTTAGTCGTATGAAACCTGACCAAGATAAAATTTATTACGTTACAGCAGAAACATTTAATGCGTGCAAAAATAGCCCGCATCTCGAAATATTCCGTAAGAAAGGTATCGAAGTCTTATTCTTAATGGATAGAGTTGATGAATGGTTAGTCGCTCATCTTAGTGAATTTGATGGAAAAAAACTTCAATCAGTCAGCAAAGGCGATGTCGATATTGGAGCCAGTGAAGAAGAAAAAGAAGCTGAAAAGGAAGTCGAAAAAGATTTCGATAGCGTGCTCAAACAAATGAAAGATGCATTAGGTGAAACTAAGGTTAAAGAGATACGGATCACTCATCGTTTGACTGATTCACCAGCGTGTTTAGTCAGTGATGAAAACGAAATGAGCGCCCACTTACAACGAATGTTGAAAGCAGCAGGGCAAAATTATATGGATTCAAAGCCTATACTTGAAGTGAATCCAAAACATCCGTTTATAGTTCGTCTTAAAAGTGAACAAGATGATGAAACTTTTTCACGATGGACTCACGTGATTTTTGACTCAGCGTTACTGGCTGAAGGTGGTCAATTAGAAGATCCTGGTACGTACGTGAAACGTGTTAATCAACTTTTGAGTCAATCATAA
- the rpoS gene encoding RNA polymerase sigma factor RpoS — translation MQLSDRDFKIESEIDTDLIIDADSVSPEDSSFDAQEVPEKAETSYAGLDPTQIYLNEIGFANLLNHEEEIKLARQIKRGNKKARARMIEANLRLVVKIARRYLGRGLAFLDLIEEGNLGLMHAVEKYDPERGFRFSTYATWWIRQTVERAIMNQGRTIRLPIHIVKELNTYLRAARSLTQKLDHEPTSDEIATMVDKPLDDIRRIMDLQRDVSSIDVPVSEGDKSLVELMADEENHDPENQLLSADLSNKLDKLLNYLTERQREVISRRFGLRGYERETLEEVGKNIHLTRERVRQIQFEAMRKLREMLVENGINEELLKD, via the coding sequence ATGCAATTGTCTGATAGGGACTTTAAAATTGAATCAGAAATAGACACAGATTTAATCATTGACGCCGATTCTGTATCACCTGAAGATTCTTCTTTTGATGCTCAGGAAGTTCCTGAAAAAGCTGAGACGTCATACGCCGGTCTTGATCCAACTCAAATTTACCTCAATGAAATTGGTTTTGCCAATTTGTTAAATCATGAGGAAGAAATCAAATTGGCTCGTCAGATCAAACGAGGCAATAAAAAAGCACGTGCGCGAATGATCGAAGCCAATCTTCGATTAGTCGTTAAAATTGCGCGCCGCTATTTAGGTCGTGGTTTGGCTTTTTTAGATTTGATTGAAGAGGGTAATTTAGGATTAATGCATGCCGTTGAAAAATACGATCCAGAACGAGGATTCCGTTTTTCGACCTATGCAACATGGTGGATTCGTCAAACTGTTGAACGAGCTATCATGAATCAGGGTCGTACCATTCGTTTGCCTATTCATATTGTGAAGGAACTTAATACCTATTTACGCGCAGCTCGATCACTGACTCAGAAGTTAGATCATGAGCCTACTTCCGATGAAATCGCTACTATGGTTGATAAACCTTTAGACGATATTCGTCGCATTATGGATTTGCAACGGGACGTTTCATCGATCGATGTTCCTGTGAGTGAGGGCGATAAATCGCTTGTGGAACTCATGGCTGATGAGGAAAATCATGATCCCGAGAATCAATTACTGAGCGCAGATTTATCTAATAAGCTTGATAAACTCTTAAACTATTTGACTGAAAGACAGCGTGAAGTGATTTCCCGTCGTTTCGGTTTAAGAGGCTATGAGCGTGAAACTCTTGAGGAAGTTGGGAAAAATATTCATCTCACACGTGAACGAGTTCGACAAATTCAGTTTGAAGCCATGCGAAAGTTGCGAGAAATGTTAGTTGAAAATGGCATCAATGAAGAGTTGCTCAAAGACTAA